The Mycolicibacterium fluoranthenivorans genomic interval GCGCTGTCCTTCGTCGGTTTCGTGCCCCCGGATGAGAACGACTTGGTCAAACGGGTCATCGCGGTCGGCGGCCAGACCGTCGAATGCCGGGCGGCCACCGGGCTGACCGTCGACGGGAAGAAGCTCAACGAGCCCTACCTGGACCCGACGACGATGATGGCCGACACCGACGTCTATCCCTGCCTGGGCAATGAGTTCGGCCCGGTCAAGGTGCCCGAAGGCCGGTTGTGGGTGATGGGTGACAACCGTACCCATTCGGCCGACTCGCGCGCCCACTGCAGCAATCTGCCGGCCGATGCGCAGAAGGGCCTGTTGTGCACCGGCGACCCGGTGGCGGGCACGGTGCCCGTCGACAACGTCATCGGTAAGGCCCGGTTCATCGCGTGGCCGCCGTCGCGTTGGGGTGGCGTGGACAGCGTGAACCCGCAGACGGCTCCCGCGTCCTAGGAGCTGCGGCGTTGCCGGCGAGCTGGCCCCCGAGGACCGTGATCCGCAGATCCGGCCTGCGCACCCTGGAGTCCGCGCTGTACCGCAGCGGACTCGGCCCGGTGGCGGGTGTGGACGAGGTGGGGCGCGGTGCCTGTGCCGGTCCACTGGTGGTGGCCGCGTGCGTGCTCGGTCCGAACCGGCTTTCCAGTCTGGACGCCCTCGACGATTCGAAGAGGCTCACCGAGGCCGAACGGGAGCGGCTGTTCCCGTTGATCCGCCGGTACGCTGTGGCCTATCACGTGGTGATCATCGGATCGACCGAGGTGGATCGACGCGGGGTGCACATCGCCAATATCGAGGGGATGCGCCGCGCGGTCGCCGGCCTGCCGATGCGTCCCGGTTACGTGCTCTCCGACGGCTTCCGGGTACCCGGCCTGGCGGTTCCGTCGCTGCCGGTGATCGGCGGTGACGCGGCCGCCGCCTGTATCGCCGCGGCGAGCGTGCTGGCCAAGGTCAGCCGCGACCGGATGATGGTCGCCATGGAGGCCGAGCACCCCGGATACGGCTTCGCCGAACACAAGGGCTACAGCACGGCGGCCCATACCGAGGCGTTGGAGCGACTGGGCCCGTGCCGCCAGCACCGGTTCTCGTTCGCCAATATCGCACGCGTTGCGGGATCGGTCGAGGCGACGCGTCCGCAGTTGGATGCAGAAGCGCAGTGCGGAATGATGGAACCCAACCTAGACGAAGGACAGCAGAGCAGATGAGTGCCGAGGATCTCGAGAAGTACGAAACCGAGATGGAGCTCTCGCTGTATCGCGAGTACAAGGACATCGTCGGCCAGTTCAGCTACGTGGTGGAGACCGAGCGCCGGTTCTATCTGGCCAACAGTGTGGAGTTGGTGCCGCGGAACGCCGACGGTGAGGTCTACTTCGAACTGCGGCTCGCCGATGCCTGGGTGTGGGACATGTACCGCCCGGCGCGCTTCGTCAAGCAGGTCAGGGTGATCACCTTCAAGGATGTGAACATCGAAGAGGTGGAGAAGCCCGAACTGCGGCTGCCCGACTAAGCCCGCAGGTGTTCGCCGAAGAAGGTGAACACCCGCGTCCAGGCGTCCGCGGTGGCGGCCTCGTTGTAGCCGAACCCGGTGACCCGCAGCAGCGGCTGCGCGGGCAGTTGGTTGGCGAAGCTGTGCCCGGCTTCGGGGTAGACCTTGATATCGGCGGTGATGTGGTGGGCGTTCACGGTTCGCCTGAGCTTCTCCGGCGCGCCGATGCCCAGTACATCGCGGCGGCCGAAGCTCGCCACGATGGGGCAGGCACCGGACAGCGTGCGGTCCAGGTTGCGTGGCAAGGGTACGCCGTAGAACGGGGCCGAGGCGCCGAATCCCTTGGGGGAGAGGATGAGTGCGAACTGTCCACCCATGCAGAAGCCGGCGATACCGACCGCGCCGGTGCACTCCGGCAGGGCCAGCAGATGGTCGCGCGCGGCCAGGATGTCATCGAGCGAGCGCCCGCGTTGGGTCAGCAGTTCCCGCATGACGCGGGTGATACAGCGGGCTCGGCCGCCCCGTGCGTACAGGTTCGGGGTCAGAGCCAGATACCCGGCATCGGCGATCCGCTGGGAGACCGCCTCGTTGTCCGGCCGGTATCCGAAGGCGTCATGCACGACCACCACCCCCGGCCACGGCCCGGGCCCCGCCGGGGTGCTCAGCAATGCGTCGATGGGACCGGCAGGGGTATCGAGCGTGATCGAGGGCACGGCACCAACGTAACGTGACCGGGGTGACTGACGCACCTGAGGCGCTCCGGCCGTTGGCCGGGGTCCGCATCATCGAGATCTCCAGTTTCGTCGCCGTACCCCTGGCCGGAATGACGCTGGCCCAACTGGGCGCCGAGGTGATCCGGGTGGACCCGGTGGGCGGGGCCGCCGATTACCGGCGCTGGCCGGTGACCGACGACGGTGAGAGCATCTACTGGGCCGGGTTGAACAAGGGCAAGCGGTCGGTCGCGGTGGACATGCGCTCCGAGCAGGGACAGGACCTGGTGGTTCGGCTGATCGCCGAGGCCGGTGTGCTGATCACCAATGTGGCTGGGCGGCAGTGGCATTCGTACGACACCTTGGCGGCG includes:
- a CDS encoding dienelactone hydrolase family protein → MPSITLDTPAGPIDALLSTPAGPGPWPGVVVVHDAFGYRPDNEAVSQRIADAGYLALTPNLYARGGRARCITRVMRELLTQRGRSLDDILAARDHLLALPECTGAVGIAGFCMGGQFALILSPKGFGASAPFYGVPLPRNLDRTLSGACPIVASFGRRDVLGIGAPEKLRRTVNAHHITADIKVYPEAGHSFANQLPAQPLLRVTGFGYNEAATADAWTRVFTFFGEHLRA
- a CDS encoding ribonuclease HII, which encodes MPASWPPRTVIRRSGLRTLESALYRSGLGPVAGVDEVGRGACAGPLVVAACVLGPNRLSSLDALDDSKRLTEAERERLFPLIRRYAVAYHVVIIGSTEVDRRGVHIANIEGMRRAVAGLPMRPGYVLSDGFRVPGLAVPSLPVIGGDAAAACIAAASVLAKVSRDRMMVAMEAEHPGYGFAEHKGYSTAAHTEALERLGPCRQHRFSFANIARVAGSVEATRPQLDAEAQCGMMEPNLDEGQQSR
- a CDS encoding DUF2469 domain-containing protein; the encoded protein is MSAEDLEKYETEMELSLYREYKDIVGQFSYVVETERRFYLANSVELVPRNADGEVYFELRLADAWVWDMYRPARFVKQVRVITFKDVNIEEVEKPELRLPD
- the lepB gene encoding signal peptidase I, giving the protein MTDDKKEGTAEDSVEDVTEDGDEPKRKGGALREGVILVTIALVMYYVVLTFVARPYLIPSESMEPTLHGCAGCVGDRIMVDKLTYDFSKPEPGDVVVFKGPSNWNIGYKSIRSDNPVLRFVQNALSFVGFVPPDENDLVKRVIAVGGQTVECRAATGLTVDGKKLNEPYLDPTTMMADTDVYPCLGNEFGPVKVPEGRLWVMGDNRTHSADSRAHCSNLPADAQKGLLCTGDPVAGTVPVDNVIGKARFIAWPPSRWGGVDSVNPQTAPAS